A single window of Bordetella genomosp. 11 DNA harbors:
- a CDS encoding SDR family NAD(P)-dependent oxidoreductase — MAAQTALITGASSGIGAVYADRLARRGYDLVLVARNMDRLAAVAERIRTGTGRSVSLLQADLADKGDSAQVEALLAKGGIHMLVNNAGFGAVKPLLDSDVATMTGMIDINVTALTRLTYAAVPAFIKQGGGTIVNIASIVAIGPEILNGVYGGTKAFVLALTQSLQHELGAKGLRVQAVLPGATATDFWGNAGLPHSELPNEIVMSTESMVDAALAGLDAGEVVTIPPLQDGAAWDAYEAMRKQLSQQFGHRTPGPRYLPRAA, encoded by the coding sequence ATGGCCGCACAGACTGCCCTGATCACCGGTGCCTCTTCGGGTATAGGTGCCGTTTACGCCGATCGCCTGGCGCGGCGCGGCTATGACCTCGTCCTGGTCGCCCGCAACATGGACCGGCTGGCCGCCGTCGCCGAGCGTATCCGCACGGGCACCGGCCGAAGCGTCTCGCTGCTCCAGGCCGACCTGGCCGACAAAGGCGATTCCGCGCAGGTCGAGGCATTGTTGGCGAAGGGTGGGATCCACATGCTGGTGAACAATGCCGGCTTCGGCGCCGTCAAGCCGCTGCTCGACAGCGATGTCGCGACGATGACCGGGATGATCGACATCAACGTGACAGCGCTGACGCGCCTGACCTACGCGGCCGTACCCGCTTTCATCAAGCAGGGCGGCGGCACCATCGTCAATATCGCCTCGATCGTCGCCATCGGGCCGGAGATCCTGAACGGTGTCTATGGCGGCACCAAGGCCTTCGTCCTGGCCCTGACGCAATCGCTGCAGCACGAACTCGGCGCGAAGGGCCTGCGCGTGCAGGCCGTCCTGCCGGGGGCCACCGCCACGGATTTCTGGGGCAATGCGGGCCTGCCGCATAGCGAGCTGCCGAACGAGATCGTGATGTCGACGGAAAGCATGGTCGACGCCGCGCTGGCAGGTCTGGATGCCGGGGAAGTGGTCACCATCCCGCCGCTGCAGGACGGCGCGGCATGGGATGCCTACGAGGCCATGCGCAAACAGCTGTCGCAACAGTTCGGCCATCGTACGCCCGGTCCGCGATATCTGCCGCGCGCCGCTTGA
- a CDS encoding IclR family transcriptional regulator: protein MNKLESAPTAGPRTLRRGLLVLDALRRAGPGGLSIMEVARATGIQRPTVYRFLDVLVEEGCASRCADTRRYSVTQTWAAPVDTHAAAMARLKPALRRISDETGDAAFLVCRSGGDSLCLHREVGSYPVQVLVVTVGHRQPLGVGAAGLALLAALPEQESRAIIHENRNALPAYGGMSPTQMQRLVANTRGRGWSVVGNAAVPGVVGVGAALLDARGYPVLAVSVSSTVDRMSSSRQKQVAGIIRRELDAAAPAY from the coding sequence ATGAACAAACTGGAATCCGCTCCAACAGCCGGCCCCCGCACGCTGCGCCGTGGCCTGCTGGTGCTGGATGCCCTGCGGCGGGCCGGTCCCGGCGGACTGTCCATCATGGAGGTCGCGCGGGCCACGGGCATTCAGCGCCCTACCGTCTATCGCTTCCTGGACGTGCTGGTCGAAGAAGGCTGCGCATCGCGCTGCGCGGATACGCGGCGCTACAGCGTGACGCAGACCTGGGCTGCCCCCGTGGATACGCATGCCGCGGCCATGGCGCGGCTCAAGCCCGCCCTGCGTCGCATCAGCGACGAGACGGGGGACGCCGCGTTTCTCGTATGCCGCTCCGGCGGCGATTCGCTATGCCTGCACCGCGAGGTCGGCAGCTATCCCGTGCAGGTTCTGGTGGTAACGGTAGGGCACCGCCAGCCCCTGGGCGTGGGCGCGGCAGGCCTGGCGCTGCTGGCCGCGCTGCCCGAGCAGGAATCCAGGGCCATCATCCATGAAAACCGCAATGCCCTGCCGGCGTATGGCGGAATGTCGCCGACCCAGATGCAGCGGCTGGTGGCCAACACCCGCGGGCGCGGTTGGTCGGTGGTGGGCAATGCCGCGGTGCCGGGCGTCGTGGGCGTGGGCGCCGCCTTGCTCGATGCGCGTGGCTATCCTGTGCTTGCGGTAAGCGTTTCCAGCACCGTGGACAGGATGTCGTCATCGCGCCAGAAGCAGGTGGCCGGCATCATCCGGCGCGAACTGGACGCCGCCGCGCCGGCGTACTGA
- a CDS encoding tripartite tricarboxylate transporter substrate binding protein: MHTVSSRFLRGLAAATALAAALGLAGNANPAPSGGANTNANADAYPERPVTLVVGYAAGGATDIVARLIAKSLSEELGRSFVVENKTGASSNIGAEVVARAAPDGYTLYVGSIANTINTTLFRKLNYDFVRDFAPIGMLATVPNILVVNPRLPVTSVQQYIAYAKAHPGKLSCASSGAGSSIHLSCELFKQQTGTDILHVPYRGSGPAVADLLGGQVDSMFDNLPSSLPQVRAGKLRALGVTSPARVSLAPDVPTLAEAGLKDFSVQSWFGLMAPAGTPRPIVDKLNAAINRALASPAMREAYEHGGFVAPSQPNTPRTYAMWIDSEIAKWAKVIKAADLKAD; the protein is encoded by the coding sequence ATGCATACCGTTTCGTCCCGCTTCCTGCGGGGCCTGGCGGCCGCCACCGCGCTGGCGGCAGCCCTCGGCCTGGCCGGCAACGCCAACCCCGCCCCCAGTGGCGGCGCCAACACGAATGCAAATGCCGATGCCTATCCCGAACGGCCCGTGACGCTGGTCGTCGGCTATGCCGCCGGCGGCGCCACCGATATCGTCGCCAGGCTGATTGCCAAGTCGCTGTCCGAGGAGCTCGGCCGGTCTTTTGTCGTCGAGAACAAGACCGGCGCCAGCAGCAACATCGGCGCGGAAGTCGTGGCGCGCGCCGCGCCGGATGGCTACACCCTGTATGTCGGCTCTATCGCCAACACCATCAACACCACGCTTTTTCGCAAGCTGAACTACGACTTCGTCAGGGATTTCGCGCCGATCGGGATGCTGGCGACGGTACCCAATATCCTGGTCGTCAATCCCCGACTTCCCGTGACTTCCGTGCAGCAATACATCGCCTATGCGAAAGCGCATCCCGGCAAACTGAGCTGCGCCTCGTCCGGGGCCGGCTCGTCGATTCATCTGTCCTGCGAGTTGTTCAAGCAGCAAACGGGAACGGACATCCTGCACGTGCCGTACCGCGGCAGCGGACCGGCCGTGGCGGACCTGCTCGGCGGGCAGGTGGATTCCATGTTCGACAACCTGCCTTCGTCGCTGCCGCAGGTGCGTGCCGGCAAGCTGCGGGCGCTCGGCGTGACCTCGCCGGCCCGCGTATCGCTGGCGCCGGACGTGCCCACGCTGGCGGAGGCCGGGTTGAAGGACTTCTCCGTACAGTCGTGGTTCGGGCTGATGGCGCCGGCCGGCACGCCGCGGCCCATCGTCGACAAACTGAATGCCGCGATCAATCGCGCCCTGGCCAGTCCCGCCATGCGCGAGGCCTACGAGCACGGCGGCTTCGTCGCGCCGTCGCAGCCCAATACCCCGCGGACGTACGCCATGTGGATAGACAGCGAGATCGCCAAGTGGGCCAAGGTCATCAAGGCGGCCGACCTGAAGGCGGATTGA
- a CDS encoding class I adenylate-forming enzyme family protein, which translates to MYPIDFFYRAARRHPDRIALDSPGATYRYSRLRAEVDALACALQAADPRPSSRVCIGAGNTAGHIVALLAVLAAGKTWVPLNTRSTAPELARIVQATEPDILIMDDTGAPLLEPALAAHDAVGIRLDGSGPGTLADLLARHAGGVPVRHALSRDDTQAIKFTGGTTGMPKGVMQPYRAWNALIVNQIANWELTEDDRYVVAAPVTHGTSTYLLPVLAQGGTHLLLDTINPDTITQAFRERGGTLSFMPPTLIYMLMAQEGVSRADFPALRALIYGGAPMPVDKLAEVQAFFGPVVGTTYGQTEAPQIVTAMRPRDFDGPHRRGAVGRVTWFSELAIMAPDGTLLPDGQAGEIVVRGDLVMSGYWRLPEKTAETIVDGWLHTGDVGMLDPEGFLHIKDRLRDVIITGGFNVYPIDVENALANHPAVYESAVFGLPHEKWGEAVHAAVQLHAGRTASADALRAHVRALLGPVQAPKYVHFYDSLPRSPVGKVLKTAVREQVLREASAVAGTGH; encoded by the coding sequence GTGTACCCGATCGATTTTTTCTACCGCGCCGCGCGTCGGCATCCCGACCGTATCGCCCTGGACAGCCCGGGCGCTACCTATCGCTATTCCCGCCTGCGTGCCGAGGTCGATGCCCTGGCATGCGCCCTGCAGGCGGCCGACCCGCGTCCCTCCAGCCGCGTCTGCATCGGCGCGGGCAACACCGCCGGGCACATCGTGGCCCTGTTGGCGGTGCTCGCCGCCGGCAAGACCTGGGTACCCCTGAACACCCGCAGCACCGCGCCGGAGCTGGCCCGCATCGTCCAGGCCACCGAGCCCGACATCCTGATCATGGACGATACCGGCGCGCCGCTGCTGGAGCCCGCGCTGGCCGCCCACGATGCCGTCGGCATCCGGTTGGACGGCAGCGGCCCGGGCACGCTGGCGGATCTGCTGGCGCGCCACGCGGGCGGCGTTCCCGTGCGTCACGCTCTCTCGCGCGACGACACGCAGGCCATCAAGTTCACCGGCGGAACCACCGGCATGCCGAAGGGTGTCATGCAGCCCTATCGCGCCTGGAACGCCTTGATCGTGAACCAGATCGCCAACTGGGAGCTGACCGAGGACGACCGCTATGTCGTCGCCGCGCCGGTCACCCACGGCACGTCGACCTACCTGTTGCCGGTGCTCGCGCAGGGCGGGACGCATCTGCTGCTGGACACCATTAACCCGGACACCATCACGCAGGCCTTTCGCGAGCGCGGCGGCACGCTGTCGTTCATGCCGCCCACGCTGATCTACATGCTGATGGCGCAGGAAGGCGTCAGCCGTGCCGATTTCCCGGCCTTGCGCGCCTTGATCTACGGCGGCGCGCCCATGCCGGTGGACAAGCTGGCAGAGGTCCAGGCTTTCTTCGGGCCGGTGGTCGGTACGACCTACGGGCAGACGGAAGCGCCGCAGATCGTCACCGCCATGCGGCCGCGCGATTTCGATGGGCCGCACCGGCGCGGCGCGGTGGGGCGCGTGACCTGGTTCTCGGAGCTGGCCATCATGGCGCCGGACGGTACGCTGCTGCCCGATGGACAGGCGGGCGAGATCGTCGTGCGCGGCGATCTCGTCATGAGCGGCTATTGGCGGCTGCCGGAGAAGACGGCCGAGACCATCGTGGACGGATGGCTGCATACCGGCGACGTGGGCATGCTCGATCCGGAGGGCTTCCTGCACATCAAGGACCGCCTGCGCGACGTCATCATCACCGGCGGCTTCAATGTCTATCCCATCGACGTGGAGAACGCGCTGGCCAATCATCCGGCCGTCTACGAAAGCGCGGTGTTCGGCTTGCCGCACGAAAAATGGGGCGAGGCGGTGCATGCCGCCGTGCAGTTGCACGCCGGCCGTACGGCCAGCGCCGATGCGCTCAGGGCGCACGTGCGCGCCCTGCTGGGGCCGGTCCAGGCCCCGAAGTACGTCCATTTCTACGACAGCCTGCCGCGCTCGCCGGTAGGCAAGGTACTGAAAACCGCCGTGCGCGAGCAAGTGTTGCGCGAGGCCTCCGCCGTTGCCGGTACCGGACACTGA
- a CDS encoding citryl-CoA lyase, translated as MNAPVTRLCTHSLTGMHYRDADLVEELIGHKTFTEVMFMQIMGRAARPTDLRVVDAVLITLMEHGLTPSAIATRLVYMSAPENLQGAVSAGLLAVGSQFVGTMENCAGLLGRLVDAADPEAEARDIVLGYRESRAHLPGFGHHLHKPDDPRALKLLALGEAEAELPGHWLRALRLLARVVDDIHGRHITINATGAVAALLGEIGVPTALMRGFAVISRAAGLVSHIAEEQQEPSGRFIWDTIDHAIPYVGKGR; from the coding sequence ATGAATGCTCCAGTCACCCGCCTGTGCACCCATTCCCTGACCGGCATGCATTATCGCGATGCCGATCTGGTCGAGGAACTGATCGGCCACAAGACCTTCACCGAAGTCATGTTCATGCAGATCATGGGACGCGCGGCGCGCCCGACGGACCTGCGGGTGGTCGACGCCGTGCTGATCACCCTGATGGAGCACGGCCTGACACCCAGCGCGATCGCCACGCGGCTGGTCTACATGAGCGCGCCGGAGAACCTGCAGGGCGCCGTGTCCGCGGGCTTGCTCGCCGTGGGCAGCCAGTTCGTTGGCACCATGGAAAACTGCGCCGGCCTGCTGGGGCGCCTGGTCGATGCCGCCGATCCGGAGGCCGAGGCGCGCGATATCGTCCTCGGGTATCGCGAATCCCGCGCCCATCTGCCCGGCTTCGGCCATCACCTGCACAAGCCGGACGATCCCCGCGCGCTGAAGCTGCTGGCCTTGGGCGAGGCCGAGGCAGAGCTGCCGGGGCACTGGCTGCGCGCGCTGCGCCTGCTGGCGCGCGTCGTCGACGACATCCACGGGCGGCACATCACCATTAACGCGACGGGCGCCGTGGCTGCGTTGCTGGGCGAAATCGGCGTGCCGACCGCATTGATGCGGGGCTTCGCCGTCATATCGCGTGCGGCGGGGCTGGTTTCCCATATCGCCGAAGAACAGCAGGAGCCCTCCGGCCGCTTCATCTGGGACACCATCGATCACGCCATTCCCTATGTGGGGAAAGGCCGCTGA
- a CDS encoding intradiol ring-cleavage dioxygenase — translation MRNLNHETITEAVLESQGQTANPRMKQIMDSLVRHLHDFAREVRLTEDEWFKGIAFLTRCGHITDDKRQEFILLSDVLGLSMLTVAMNNDKPAQCTESTVFGPFHVQGAPKYELGADIANGARGIPCLVRGTVRGPDGSPVPNARMDVWQSDQDGRYDVQYADIDHAQARGVLHADAQGRYHFRSILAVPYAIPHDGPVGELLDATGRHPWRPAHLHFMIEAPGYETLITHVFRGDDAYLDSDAVFGVRQSLIADWKAQADGTYLVEYDFVLAPVAMGAM, via the coding sequence TTGCGCAATCTGAATCACGAAACCATTACCGAGGCTGTCCTGGAATCTCAGGGGCAAACGGCTAATCCCCGCATGAAGCAGATCATGGACAGCCTGGTCCGGCATCTGCACGATTTCGCGCGGGAGGTGCGACTGACCGAGGACGAATGGTTCAAAGGCATCGCATTTCTGACCCGATGCGGGCATATCACGGACGACAAACGGCAGGAGTTCATCCTGCTCTCCGATGTGCTGGGCCTGTCCATGCTGACCGTCGCCATGAACAACGACAAGCCGGCCCAATGCACGGAGTCGACCGTCTTCGGTCCGTTCCATGTGCAAGGGGCCCCCAAGTACGAGCTGGGCGCCGATATCGCCAACGGCGCGCGCGGGATCCCCTGCCTGGTTCGCGGCACGGTCAGGGGGCCGGATGGATCGCCGGTGCCGAACGCGCGCATGGATGTATGGCAATCCGACCAGGACGGCCGCTACGACGTTCAGTATGCCGACATCGACCACGCGCAGGCCCGTGGCGTACTGCATGCCGATGCACAGGGCCGCTATCACTTCCGCTCCATCCTGGCGGTGCCCTATGCGATTCCGCACGACGGACCGGTGGGCGAGCTGCTCGATGCCACGGGACGACATCCCTGGCGTCCGGCGCACCTGCATTTCATGATCGAGGCGCCCGGCTACGAAACGCTGATCACCCATGTTTTTCGCGGCGACGATGCATACCTGGATTCGGATGCGGTGTTCGGCGTCAGGCAGTCCCTGATCGCCGACTGGAAAGCCCAGGCCGATGGGACGTATCTGGTGGAATACGACTTCGTATTGGCTCCAGTCGCGATGGGGGCGATGTGA
- a CDS encoding maleylacetate reductase, with product MKAFIYNSQPGRVVFGSGALESLEQEVELLGAERVVVLSTPGQQGPAQAIAQRLDRRAAGIFPRAVMHVPMALVSEARAEARRLGADCLVAMGGGSTVGLAKAIALELDLPILAIPTTYAGSEMTPIYGMTEGGVKKTGKDPRVLPRTVIYDPDLTLRLPVALSITSGMNAIAHAAEGLYAKDGNPIMAMMAEEGIRALAGAMPVLRRQPTDADARADALYGAWLCGTVLGNVGMALHHKLCHTLGGTFNLPHAEVHTVILPQAIAFNAPFARPAMARIERALGTQGASSAAAALFDLARDNGAPVALKVLGGIAEADLAHAADLAVQAPYWNPRQIDAGQRDAIHQLLLAAYHGIRPD from the coding sequence GTGAAAGCATTCATCTACAACAGCCAGCCGGGCAGGGTGGTTTTCGGCAGCGGCGCGCTTGAATCCCTGGAGCAGGAGGTCGAACTTCTGGGGGCGGAACGCGTCGTGGTGCTGTCCACGCCGGGCCAGCAGGGCCCGGCGCAGGCCATCGCGCAACGCCTGGACCGGCGCGCCGCGGGTATATTCCCGCGCGCGGTCATGCATGTGCCGATGGCGCTCGTGTCGGAGGCGCGCGCCGAGGCGCGCCGGCTGGGCGCGGACTGCCTCGTCGCCATGGGCGGCGGCTCCACCGTGGGCCTCGCCAAGGCGATCGCGCTAGAGCTGGACCTGCCCATCCTGGCCATCCCCACCACATACGCCGGCAGCGAGATGACGCCCATCTACGGCATGACGGAAGGGGGTGTCAAGAAAACGGGCAAGGACCCGCGCGTGCTTCCCCGTACGGTCATTTACGACCCCGACTTGACGTTGCGCCTGCCGGTCGCGCTAAGCATCACCAGCGGCATGAACGCCATCGCGCACGCCGCGGAAGGGCTGTACGCGAAGGATGGCAATCCCATCATGGCGATGATGGCCGAAGAAGGCATACGTGCCCTGGCCGGGGCGATGCCCGTCCTGCGGCGCCAGCCCACGGATGCCGATGCGCGCGCCGACGCGCTGTACGGCGCCTGGCTGTGCGGCACCGTGTTGGGCAATGTAGGCATGGCGCTGCACCACAAGCTGTGCCACACCTTGGGCGGGACGTTCAATCTGCCGCACGCGGAAGTCCATACCGTGATCCTTCCGCAGGCCATCGCGTTCAATGCGCCCTTCGCCCGGCCGGCCATGGCGCGCATCGAACGCGCGCTGGGCACGCAAGGGGCGTCCAGCGCCGCCGCGGCCTTGTTCGATCTGGCCCGGGACAACGGCGCGCCGGTGGCCTTGAAGGTATTGGGCGGCATCGCGGAAGCCGACCTGGCGCATGCGGCGGATTTGGCCGTGCAGGCGCCTTACTGGAATCCGCGCCAGATCGACGCGGGCCAGCGGGACGCCATACATCAGTTACTGCTGGCGGCGTATCACGGTATCCGGCCGGACTGA
- a CDS encoding GntR family transcriptional regulator: protein MIRSSEGAAEAREARGQATGPDDEAGGPRYKSIYQQLARDIGSGRYPVMTLLPTEHELCEQFGASRHTIREAIRMLTVAGMVSRRPGVGTRVETAHASTRFTQRISQFPDLLQYARNAALLVQDVRTVKLAKRLAETLGAEPGQSWLHINSIKTLDDQDTPVACTLIYADPAHSDLRADIQPRISLLRLIEDHFGHRIHEVNQEFSATPIAAPIARQLHVEPRTAGFVITRRYYGSGGVLLLATITTFPHDKMKYSMSLNVA, encoded by the coding sequence ATGATCCGATCCTCCGAAGGCGCGGCCGAGGCGCGCGAGGCCCGTGGCCAGGCCACGGGGCCGGACGACGAGGCTGGCGGCCCGCGCTACAAAAGCATCTACCAGCAGCTGGCGCGCGACATCGGCAGCGGCCGCTATCCGGTCATGACGCTGCTGCCGACCGAACATGAACTATGCGAGCAATTCGGCGCCAGCCGCCACACCATCCGCGAGGCCATCCGCATGTTGACGGTGGCGGGCATGGTGTCGCGTCGCCCGGGCGTGGGCACGCGCGTGGAGACCGCCCACGCCAGCACCCGGTTCACGCAGCGCATCTCGCAATTCCCCGACCTGCTGCAATACGCGCGCAACGCCGCGCTGCTGGTCCAGGATGTACGCACGGTCAAGCTGGCCAAGCGGCTGGCCGAAACACTGGGCGCCGAACCCGGCCAGTCGTGGCTGCACATCAACTCCATCAAGACGCTGGACGACCAGGACACGCCGGTCGCGTGCACGCTGATCTACGCCGATCCGGCGCATTCCGACCTGCGCGCCGACATCCAGCCGCGTATCTCGCTGCTTCGGTTGATCGAGGACCACTTCGGCCACCGCATCCACGAGGTCAACCAGGAGTTCTCGGCCACGCCCATCGCCGCGCCCATCGCCCGGCAACTGCACGTGGAACCGCGGACGGCGGGCTTCGTCATTACCCGCCGCTACTACGGCAGCGGCGGCGTGCTCCTGCTGGCCACCATCACCACCTTTCCCCACGACAAGATGAAGTACTCGATGTCGCTGAACGTGGCGTAG